Proteins encoded within one genomic window of Cucumis sativus cultivar 9930 chromosome 3, Cucumber_9930_V3, whole genome shotgun sequence:
- the LOC101223076 gene encoding trafficking protein particle complex subunit 3 — protein sequence MPTAGPRSGDAIFASVERVNAELFTLTYGATVRQLLTDLEEVEEVNKQLDQMGYNIGIRLIDEFLAKSNISRCVDFKETADVIAKVGLKMFLGVNATVTNWDAEGTCCSIVLEDNPLVDFVELPDTCQGLHYCNILSGVIRGALEMVSMKTEVTWLRDMLRGDDSFELQVKLLKQVPEEYPYKDDE from the exons ATGCCGACCGCTGGCCCTCGATCTGGTGATGCAATCTTCGCTAGTGTTGAGCGAGTG AATGCGGAGCTGTTTACCTTGACTTATGGAGCGACTGTCCGTCAATTGCTTACGGATCTAGAGGAGGTTGAGGAGGTTAACAAGCAGCTCGATCAGAT GGGTTATAATATTGGAATCAGGCTGATTGATGAGTTTCTAGCAAAATCTAATATCTCTAGATGTGTGGACTTCAAAGAGACAGCTGATGTGATTGCAAAG gTTGGTTTAAAGATGTTTTTGGGAGTGAATGCAACGGTGACCAACTGGGATGCTGAAGGCACATGCTGCAGCATTGTTCTGGAGGATAATCCATTAGTAGACTTTGTTGAACTTCCTGATACTTGCCAAGGTCTCCATTACTGCAACATTTTAAGTGGAGTAATTAGAGGAGCACTTGAGATG GTGTCAATGAAAACAGAAGTAACATGGCTACGGGACATGCTGAGAGGAGACGACAGTTTTGAATTGCAAGTAAAATTGCTGAAGCAAGTCCCTGAAGAATACCCTTATAAAGACGATGAATGA